One window from the genome of Rhodobacteraceae bacterium S2214 encodes:
- a CDS encoding FIST C-terminal domain-containing protein: MTTTGGVRQSVLCKAEVRCTTTAPVKALRQLLGDEPLALLALFVTSQADFPSVVAEAGQLYQDTDVVACTTAGEIGAMGYDDGLIVAVGFPAADFASKSLAFTDLENFQVEFEMDRVAQERVALQDRSPEMEEGFAFLIVDGLSLREDALTTTISPALRDMPLFGASAGDGADFTETLVALNGQIMANGAVLNMIRSRHRTKVFSLDHLVPTNTQMVVTNADPELRIVKSINAEPAGREYARIVGKDPEQLDRFTFASHPVVVRIGGDHHVRAIQQVNDAGELVFFSAIDEGMVLTVATPQNMASHLSDKMADMAADQPFTDIIGCDCILRRIEAEQTQMTNELSSIMAKNNVTGFSTYGEQIGPLHVNQTMTGVAFYRKDSTVCRS, encoded by the coding sequence ATGACGACGACGGGGGGAGTCCGCCAGAGCGTGCTCTGTAAGGCGGAGGTGCGGTGTACAACAACCGCGCCAGTCAAAGCATTACGGCAACTGCTGGGTGATGAACCGCTTGCGCTATTGGCGCTTTTCGTCACGTCGCAGGCCGATTTTCCAAGCGTTGTTGCGGAAGCTGGCCAACTTTATCAGGATACTGATGTCGTTGCCTGCACTACGGCGGGCGAAATTGGCGCAATGGGTTACGATGATGGTTTGATCGTTGCGGTCGGCTTTCCAGCCGCTGATTTCGCGTCCAAGTCTTTGGCTTTTACCGATCTCGAGAACTTTCAGGTCGAATTCGAAATGGACCGCGTCGCCCAAGAACGCGTCGCCTTGCAAGACCGTAGCCCCGAGATGGAAGAAGGGTTTGCCTTCTTGATTGTTGACGGCTTGTCCCTGCGTGAAGATGCGCTGACGACGACGATTTCACCTGCACTGCGCGATATGCCGTTGTTTGGTGCGTCGGCTGGGGATGGCGCGGATTTCACTGAAACGCTGGTCGCTTTGAACGGGCAAATCATGGCGAACGGTGCTGTCTTGAACATGATCCGCAGTCGCCACCGCACCAAAGTGTTCAGCCTTGATCACCTTGTGCCGACAAACACACAGATGGTTGTGACGAATGCTGATCCAGAACTGCGGATCGTGAAATCGATCAACGCGGAACCCGCTGGTCGCGAATATGCGCGGATTGTAGGTAAGGACCCTGAACAGCTTGACCGGTTTACGTTCGCGTCGCATCCCGTGGTCGTACGGATTGGTGGAGATCACCATGTGCGCGCCATTCAGCAGGTTAACGACGCGGGCGAATTGGTTTTCTTTTCTGCGATTGATGAAGGCATGGTTTTGACGGTGGCGACTCCCCAGAATATGGCCAGCCATCTGTCGGATAAAATGGCAGACATGGCCGCTGATCAACCGTTCACGGATATCATCGGGTGTGATTGCATCCTGCGTCGTATTGAGGCCGAGCAAACCCAAATGACGAACGAATTATCGTCCATCATGGCCAAGAATAACGTGACCGGCTTTTCCACATATGGCGAACAAATTGGCCCGTTGCATGTGAACCAAACGATGACTGGCGTTGCCTTTTATCGCAAAGATAGCACCGTATGTCGATCGTAA
- a CDS encoding carbon monoxide dehydrogenase subunit G, with protein MKLTDSRRIQADVTTIWAGLLNPDVLKECVPGCTEMSGSPEEGFEATVVQKVGPVKATFKGAVQLSDMVENESLVMTGEGKGGPAGFAKGGANVRLEADGDATILHYEVEANVGGKLAQLGSRIIDGFAKKMADQFFANFQDAVEPPDPDAADAEDDTKKKGWFRRMTGS; from the coding sequence ATGAAATTAACCGATAGCCGTAGAATTCAAGCGGACGTGACCACAATCTGGGCAGGGCTTCTGAACCCTGACGTGTTGAAAGAATGCGTACCAGGATGCACCGAAATGTCCGGATCCCCCGAAGAGGGATTCGAAGCTACAGTCGTGCAAAAGGTGGGGCCAGTGAAGGCGACCTTTAAAGGCGCAGTGCAATTGTCCGACATGGTCGAGAACGAAAGCCTCGTGATGACGGGCGAAGGCAAAGGTGGGCCAGCGGGTTTTGCCAAGGGCGGCGCGAACGTGCGGCTAGAGGCCGATGGCGACGCCACGATCCTGCATTACGAAGTCGAAGCAAACGTCGGTGGCAAGCTCGCGCAGCTGGGATCGCGGATCATCGACGGCTTTGCCAAAAAGATGGCCGATCAGTTCTTTGCGAACTTTCAGGATGCGGTGGAACCACCCGATCCAGATGCGGCCGACGCAGAAGACGATACAAAAAAGAAAGGCTGGTTCCGGCGCATGACGGGCAGCTGA
- a CDS encoding (2Fe-2S)-binding protein, which yields MTKVTMTINGKEVSGDVEGRTLLSSFLREDLRMTGTHIGCDTSQCGACVVHVDGKAVKSCTMFAAEADGAQVSTIEGQANADGSLNVIQQAFQDHHGLQCGFCTPGMVMTTAALLKENPKPTEQEVREHLEGNICRCTGYHNIVKAILAASGQDVSAIAAE from the coding sequence ATGACAAAAGTCACGATGACCATCAACGGAAAAGAAGTTTCCGGAGACGTAGAAGGGCGCACATTGTTGTCGTCCTTCTTGCGTGAAGACTTGCGCATGACGGGGACTCACATCGGCTGTGATACGTCGCAGTGCGGCGCCTGTGTTGTGCATGTCGACGGTAAAGCGGTGAAATCCTGCACGATGTTTGCAGCAGAAGCGGACGGCGCGCAGGTATCCACGATTGAAGGCCAAGCGAATGCAGACGGGTCTTTGAACGTGATCCAACAGGCGTTTCAGGATCACCACGGCCTGCAGTGCGGATTCTGCACACCGGGCATGGTGATGACGACGGCTGCACTGCTCAAGGAAAACCCGAAACCGACCGAACAGGAAGTGCGCGAGCACCTTGAAGGCAACATCTGCCGCTGCACCGGTTACCACAACATCGTCAAAGCGATTTTGGCGGCATCGGGTCAAGATGTCAGCGCAATCGCCGCGGAGTAA
- the kynU gene encoding kynureninase codes for MTLPLKDQFVLPEGMIYLDGNSLGPLPKAVNARLQAAVTDEWGQHLIKAWNVDDWMGQPMRVGNMVGRLIGAPEASVTMGDTLSVKVYQALSAALEMRPDRKVILSDSGNFPSDLYMAQGLIAHLGKGHELRIVEPEDVMDALTDDVAVAMITQVDYRTGRLHDMASMTTKAHDVGAVMLWDLAHSAGALPVDVAGCGCEFAVGCTYKYLNGGPGAPAFIYARPDIVGDISPALSGWLGHDAPFAFEPDYRPAMGIERMRVGTPPVLQMTALETALAVWDNVDMNDLRAASIALCDQFIEEIEARCPDLTLVSPRDGTQRGSQVSFAFEHGYAAMQAVIAQGVIGDFRAPNIMRFGFTPLYIDADDVTGAVDVIADVMTNRLWDDPKFKQTSRVT; via the coding sequence ATGACTCTGCCGCTGAAAGATCAATTCGTCTTGCCTGAGGGCATGATTTATCTTGATGGGAATTCTCTTGGCCCTTTGCCCAAAGCGGTGAATGCGCGGCTGCAGGCTGCCGTGACTGATGAATGGGGCCAACATTTGATCAAGGCGTGGAACGTCGATGACTGGATGGGACAACCGATGCGTGTCGGGAACATGGTCGGTCGTTTGATCGGTGCACCGGAAGCATCCGTTACTATGGGCGATACCCTGTCGGTCAAGGTCTATCAGGCGTTGTCGGCTGCGCTTGAAATGCGGCCGGATCGCAAGGTGATCCTGTCCGACAGTGGAAATTTCCCATCCGATTTGTATATGGCGCAAGGCCTGATTGCGCATCTTGGTAAGGGGCATGAACTACGGATCGTGGAACCTGAAGATGTGATGGACGCGCTAACCGATGACGTTGCCGTCGCGATGATCACGCAGGTGGATTATCGGACGGGACGTCTGCACGATATGGCGTCAATGACGACCAAGGCGCACGATGTGGGTGCCGTGATGCTGTGGGACCTTGCGCATAGTGCAGGGGCCTTGCCTGTTGATGTCGCCGGATGTGGCTGCGAATTCGCCGTTGGTTGTACCTACAAATACCTGAATGGTGGACCGGGTGCGCCCGCGTTTATCTATGCGCGTCCTGATATCGTTGGTGATATTTCTCCAGCCCTTTCAGGTTGGCTAGGCCACGACGCGCCTTTTGCGTTTGAACCTGATTATCGTCCCGCAATGGGGATTGAACGCATGCGTGTTGGAACCCCACCTGTGCTGCAAATGACTGCGTTAGAGACTGCTTTGGCGGTTTGGGACAATGTCGATATGAATGATCTGCGGGCCGCATCCATCGCGTTGTGTGATCAGTTCATTGAAGAGATTGAGGCGCGTTGCCCTGACCTGACGCTGGTCAGCCCACGGGATGGGACACAACGCGGCAGTCAGGTGTCGTTTGCGTTTGAGCATGGTTATGCCGCGATGCAGGCGGTGATTGCGCAGGGCGTCATCGGTGATTTCCGTGCGCCTAATATTATGCGTTTCGGGTTTACGCCGCTTTACATTGATGCGGACGATGTGACCGGCGCCGTAGATGTTATTGCCGATGTGATGACCAATCGGCTGTGGGATGATCCCAAGTTCAAACAAACCAGTCGGGTGACATAA
- a CDS encoding FAD binding domain-containing protein, translating into MYAFDIERPATVADAAAALANEDAQALGGGQTLIPTLKARLASPEKLVSLSGIAEMQGMSSEDGNLRIGGGTIHATVASEAGAIYPALAGLAANIGDPAVRNRGTIGGSIANNDPAACYPAAALASGATIVTNTREIAADDYFQGMFTTALEEGEIVTAVSFPVPEKAHYEKFVQPASRFALVGVFVAKYADGVRVAVTGASNDGVHRWTAAEEALSANFSADALADLTVPADDLISDLHGTAEYRAHLVKVMTGRAVSKAS; encoded by the coding sequence ATGTATGCATTTGACATTGAACGGCCCGCAACGGTGGCAGACGCCGCCGCGGCGTTGGCAAACGAAGACGCACAGGCGCTGGGCGGCGGTCAAACGCTGATCCCGACGCTGAAAGCACGGCTTGCCAGCCCGGAAAAGCTGGTCAGCCTGTCTGGTATTGCTGAAATGCAGGGCATGTCGTCGGAGGACGGCAATCTGCGGATCGGTGGTGGAACTATCCATGCGACCGTCGCATCCGAGGCAGGCGCGATCTATCCAGCGCTCGCCGGTCTTGCGGCCAACATTGGCGATCCTGCCGTGCGCAATCGCGGGACCATTGGCGGATCAATCGCTAACAACGACCCTGCAGCGTGCTATCCTGCGGCAGCCTTGGCATCCGGTGCGACGATCGTGACAAACACACGTGAAATCGCAGCAGACGACTACTTCCAAGGAATGTTCACGACGGCACTGGAAGAAGGCGAGATCGTCACAGCGGTATCTTTTCCAGTTCCGGAAAAGGCGCACTACGAAAAGTTCGTGCAGCCTGCGTCACGCTTTGCGCTGGTTGGGGTGTTTGTCGCCAAATACGCGGACGGTGTACGCGTCGCCGTGACAGGCGCATCCAATGATGGCGTGCATCGCTGGACGGCCGCAGAAGAAGCGCTTTCCGCGAACTTCTCGGCAGACGCCCTGGCGGATCTGACAGTCCCAGCGGATGATCTGATCAGCGACCTGCACGGGACCGCTGAATATCGGGCACATCTGGTCAAAGTCATGACCGGACGGGCTGTTTCGAAAGCCAGCTAA
- a CDS encoding alpha/beta hydrolase: MTDFDWDDAFANSAYIPGSETFPDRWTSEAAAYRNSGIQIEQDIAYGAAPREVFDLILPDGAPQGLAVFVHGGYWMQTDKSMWTAYAEGARARGWAVCFPSYTLAPEARISDITKQITAAIAHTATLVSGPIRIAGHSAGGHLVARMVCADSQIADRIDHALSISGVHDLRPLMQTKMNATLRLDEAEADRESPALLNPHPTARITAWVGGNERPEFIRQAQLFGRAWSAQGAQITCQINEGRDHFSVIEGLKDPDSRITHAFVG, from the coding sequence GTGACGGATTTTGATTGGGACGATGCATTCGCCAATTCAGCCTACATTCCGGGATCGGAAACCTTTCCGGATCGCTGGACATCCGAGGCCGCAGCATACCGCAACAGTGGCATCCAGATTGAACAAGACATCGCATATGGCGCAGCCCCGCGCGAAGTGTTTGACCTGATTTTACCGGATGGGGCACCGCAGGGCTTGGCCGTGTTTGTGCATGGCGGCTATTGGATGCAAACCGATAAATCCATGTGGACGGCATATGCCGAAGGGGCGCGTGCGCGGGGTTGGGCAGTGTGTTTTCCAAGCTATACACTGGCCCCAGAGGCGCGCATCAGCGACATCACCAAACAGATCACTGCCGCGATTGCCCATACAGCGACTTTGGTGTCGGGACCTATTCGTATCGCGGGGCATTCGGCAGGTGGGCATCTGGTTGCGCGGATGGTTTGTGCCGATAGCCAGATTGCGGATCGTATTGACCACGCGTTGTCGATCAGCGGCGTCCATGATCTGCGCCCGTTGATGCAGACAAAGATGAACGCGACTTTGCGTCTTGATGAAGCAGAGGCTGACCGCGAAAGCCCGGCTTTGTTGAACCCACATCCGACGGCCCGGATCACCGCGTGGGTTGGTGGCAATGAACGCCCCGAATTTATCCGCCAAGCGCAGTTGTTCGGGCGGGCATGGTCAGCGCAAGGCGCGCAGATCACCTGTCAAATCAACGAAGGTCGCGACCATTTCTCGGTGATTGAGGGGTTGAAGGACCCTGACAGTCGGATCACACATGCCTTTGTTGGCTAA
- a CDS encoding response regulator transcription factor — MTNDLQTASADTRFAHTRGWALIIDDHPLFCDALKLTLSALDDFTEVVTADCIEQGLRVLADRGSPGPALILLDLNLPDVSGLDGLIRIKRAAEKTPVVIVSSMTDNAIISGAIAAGASGFVPKHSGRAVFKEALAAIALGGVYKPAGFVESAQGDDLEQVLTRLSSLTNQQGRILELICEGKLNKQIAFDLSIAEGTVKVHVTAIMRKLGVQRRTQAVLVAQEARFFNRLPNGET, encoded by the coding sequence ATGACAAATGATCTTCAAACTGCTTCCGCCGATACGCGTTTTGCGCACACCCGCGGCTGGGCATTGATCATCGACGACCACCCGCTTTTTTGTGACGCGTTGAAATTGACGCTTAGCGCGTTGGATGACTTCACCGAAGTTGTCACTGCCGACTGTATTGAACAGGGGCTTCGTGTTTTGGCGGACAGGGGATCACCCGGTCCTGCGTTGATATTGCTTGATCTGAATTTGCCTGACGTCAGTGGTCTTGATGGATTGATCCGCATCAAGCGTGCTGCGGAAAAAACCCCCGTCGTGATCGTGTCGTCGATGACCGACAACGCGATCATCAGCGGGGCGATTGCGGCTGGTGCGTCTGGATTTGTACCAAAGCATTCCGGCAGGGCCGTTTTCAAAGAAGCCTTGGCCGCGATTGCGCTGGGCGGCGTTTATAAGCCCGCAGGTTTTGTCGAATCGGCCCAAGGGGATGATCTGGAACAGGTTCTGACCCGACTATCGTCTTTGACGAACCAGCAGGGGCGTATTCTGGAATTGATTTGCGAAGGCAAGCTGAACAAGCAAATCGCGTTTGATCTGTCGATCGCGGAAGGCACCGTTAAGGTCCATGTCACCGCGATCATGCGTAAACTGGGCGTGCAGCGCCGGACACAAGCGGTGTTGGTCGCGCAAGAAGCGCGGTTCTTTAACAGATTGCCAAACGGAGAGACCTGA
- a CDS encoding xanthine dehydrogenase family protein molybdopterin-binding subunit, with amino-acid sequence MPKDGGIGAATTRREDVRFLTGSGTYTDDIQTNAECAAVFARSTVANGVIKSIDTTAAAGMPGVLAIFTGEDFAEVGGNPAGWLINSRDGEPMKEPKRPVLAHGKVRHVGDAYAAVIAETVAQARDAVEAIEVDIEELPAVVNMKDALAGDNYVHDEIGTNQCFDWGWIEDNRAATDEAIKNAHHVTTLELVNNRLVPNAMEPRCSIGHYHPGTGDYTLHTTSQNPHLTRLLISAFVMGIPENKLTVIAPDVGGGFGSKIYHYGEEALVLAAAKKLGRTVKWTADRTEAFLTDAHGRDHVTKIELALDKDGNFLAFRTETHANVGAYLSNFSTATPTFLHGTLMAGNYTVPLVYVNVKAVFTNTAPVDAYRGAGRPEATYSLERVIDMAARETGRDPIELRRQNFVKPDQYPFASAAGLEYDSGNYDALMDKMEEVADKAGFEARRKESEAKGMLRGFGVNAYIEACGIAPSNLVGILGSRVGLYDAATVRVNATGNLSVMVGAHSHGQGHETVFPQVVAEMLGIDPQSIDIVHGDTSKIPFGMGTYGSRSLAVCGSAVVRATEKIINKAKKIAAHMLEAAEGDIDFTDGEFSVAGTDKKVSFGEVALKAYIPHNFPLEDIEPGLEETAFYDPANFTYPSGAYCCEVEVDPETGKVRVDRMTAVDDFGNVINPMVVTGQVHGGLGQGIGQALLENTTYDENGQLLSASYMDYTMPRADDLPNYIVDHSQGNACTHNPLGVKGCGEAGAIGSPPTVVNAVIDALQSGGNNVTHIDMPVSPHRVWAAMNNAE; translated from the coding sequence ATGCCTAAAGATGGTGGAATTGGCGCAGCAACCACGCGCCGCGAAGACGTCCGGTTCTTAACCGGATCAGGAACATACACCGATGACATCCAAACAAATGCCGAATGCGCGGCTGTGTTTGCACGCTCAACCGTGGCGAACGGTGTTATCAAATCAATCGATACAACAGCAGCCGCTGGCATGCCCGGCGTTCTTGCGATCTTCACTGGGGAAGATTTCGCAGAGGTTGGCGGCAACCCCGCTGGCTGGCTGATCAACAGCCGCGATGGCGAACCAATGAAGGAACCAAAGCGTCCGGTTCTGGCGCATGGCAAGGTCCGGCACGTCGGCGACGCATACGCCGCTGTCATCGCTGAAACAGTCGCGCAGGCCCGTGATGCGGTTGAGGCGATTGAGGTAGATATCGAAGAACTGCCCGCAGTCGTGAACATGAAAGACGCCCTTGCTGGCGACAATTATGTGCATGACGAAATCGGGACAAACCAGTGTTTCGACTGGGGTTGGATCGAAGACAACCGCGCGGCAACCGATGAGGCGATCAAGAACGCCCATCACGTGACGACGCTGGAATTGGTCAACAACCGTCTTGTGCCAAACGCAATGGAGCCACGGTGTTCCATCGGTCATTATCACCCCGGTACTGGCGACTACACGCTGCACACCACATCGCAGAACCCGCATCTGACACGGTTGCTAATCTCTGCGTTTGTGATGGGCATTCCTGAGAACAAGCTCACTGTGATTGCCCCAGATGTAGGCGGTGGTTTCGGGTCGAAGATCTATCACTACGGTGAAGAAGCGCTTGTTCTGGCAGCCGCCAAGAAACTGGGCCGCACAGTCAAATGGACCGCCGACCGGACAGAGGCGTTCTTGACGGATGCACATGGTCGCGATCACGTCACCAAGATTGAGCTGGCGTTGGACAAGGACGGCAATTTCCTTGCCTTCCGCACAGAAACACACGCCAACGTCGGCGCGTATCTGTCAAACTTTTCCACCGCGACGCCAACCTTCCTGCATGGCACTTTGATGGCGGGCAACTACACGGTGCCGCTGGTCTACGTGAACGTCAAAGCAGTGTTCACCAACACTGCTCCCGTCGATGCGTACCGTGGTGCCGGACGGCCAGAGGCGACTTATTCGCTAGAGCGTGTCATCGACATGGCGGCCCGTGAAACTGGTCGCGATCCGATTGAGCTGCGCCGTCAGAACTTCGTCAAACCGGATCAATACCCCTTCGCGTCAGCGGCTGGTCTTGAATACGATTCAGGCAACTACGACGCCCTGATGGATAAGATGGAAGAGGTCGCCGATAAGGCTGGTTTCGAAGCCCGTCGCAAGGAATCCGAAGCCAAAGGCATGCTGCGTGGTTTCGGCGTGAACGCGTATATCGAGGCCTGCGGCATCGCGCCGTCAAACCTTGTTGGTATCCTCGGCTCGCGCGTTGGGCTGTATGACGCCGCAACTGTCCGTGTAAACGCGACTGGCAATCTGTCCGTCATGGTCGGTGCGCACAGCCACGGCCAAGGCCACGAAACGGTGTTCCCACAAGTGGTCGCTGAAATGCTGGGCATCGACCCACAAAGCATCGACATCGTTCACGGTGATACATCCAAAATTCCGTTCGGAATGGGGACCTACGGGTCACGTTCCTTGGCGGTTTGTGGGTCAGCTGTTGTGCGGGCAACCGAGAAAATCATCAACAAAGCGAAGAAGATCGCAGCCCATATGCTGGAAGCAGCGGAAGGTGATATAGACTTCACGGATGGTGAATTCTCTGTCGCTGGGACCGACAAAAAGGTCAGCTTCGGCGAAGTCGCGTTGAAGGCCTACATCCCCCACAACTTCCCTCTCGAAGACATCGAACCGGGTCTTGAAGAAACAGCCTTCTACGACCCTGCAAACTTCACCTACCCATCGGGTGCCTATTGCTGCGAGGTCGAAGTTGACCCCGAAACCGGCAAAGTGCGTGTAGACCGGATGACGGCCGTCGATGACTTCGGTAACGTGATCAACCCGATGGTTGTGACCGGTCAGGTGCATGGGGGTCTGGGTCAAGGGATCGGGCAAGCGTTGCTTGAAAACACGACCTACGACGAAAACGGGCAACTCTTGTCTGCGTCCTACATGGATTACACCATGCCGCGTGCCGATGACCTGCCGAACTACATCGTCGATCATAGCCAGGGGAATGCCTGTACGCATAACCCATTGGGTGTAAAGGGCTGCGGCGAAGCAGGCGCAATTGGGTCACCGCCAACGGTGGTCAATGCCGTAATCGACGCGCTACAGTCCGGCGGTAATAACGTCACGCACATCGACATGCCTGTCAGCCCGCATCGGGTTTGGGCTGCCATGAACAACGCTGAATAA
- a CDS encoding PAS-domain containing protein: protein MSIVNPNDPLERQNEKLLVIAQSLMRRVEQKNDQSGLAYQQFERAALLETQVRQRTQELERTLDLLQDSNARLEQANFETEAARTNITEAIETINEGFALFDPDERLVLFNSRFCRDIADVADDLAEGLPFQEYVELVSRSPHLAHESGESPADWAAARLSRHSHDHVVFNVRLRWNRWLQISEHRTARGGTVILQTDVTDMMRSERQQRDQLLDQQARILQATLDHLNQGVCIFNHDKELVGWNKTMSDFAAMPADESVHGLTFSALLDNIRNELTFHDGFDDARLSRWANRRSRRKPIAFEVTRNDVQILSVFAQEMPDRGFVISFTDVTSERQAARALFDMNETLEAGVIARTEELGVALAEAERANASKSRFVAAASHDLLQPLSAAKLFMSSLSDQLDTPQTLSVLGKAETALAGVENIIAALLDISKLDAGKAVFDVQPVRLSAIFGPLRDELTPVAAAKGLSLTIIESSLSVQSDPGYLRRIMQNLISNAIKYTRAGRVLVGVRRHEGSARIEVWDTGPGIADKDQQAVFQEFERLDRATPNDGLGLGLAIVDRAAKGLGHDLNLRSEIGRGSCFAVDTKIALGSGDTLVSIPQFQADWGDALDGMIVLLVENDAQLATAMTFMMESHGAEVLPASNAQDAKDLLEEIQLVPDVVLLDFQLGSDVTGIDLYRDLQAAYGNVPAAVISADHSQALRRDCAALSLKLLAKPIDKEKLLSFLVVLREEGVEQT from the coding sequence ATGTCGATCGTAAACCCGAATGATCCGTTAGAACGGCAGAACGAAAAGTTATTGGTGATTGCCCAGTCGTTGATGCGGCGTGTCGAACAGAAGAACGATCAGTCGGGGTTGGCGTATCAGCAGTTTGAACGCGCGGCGTTGCTTGAAACGCAGGTGCGGCAGCGAACGCAGGAACTGGAACGGACGCTTGATCTGCTACAGGATTCCAATGCGCGGTTGGAGCAGGCGAATTTCGAAACCGAAGCTGCGCGAACGAACATCACCGAAGCGATTGAAACGATTAACGAAGGCTTTGCGCTGTTTGATCCGGATGAACGGCTGGTGTTGTTCAACAGTCGGTTTTGCCGTGATATCGCTGATGTTGCCGACGATCTGGCCGAAGGATTACCGTTTCAGGAATACGTCGAGCTCGTTTCGCGAAGCCCGCATTTGGCGCACGAAAGCGGGGAAAGCCCTGCAGATTGGGCTGCTGCCCGTTTGTCCCGTCATAGCCACGACCACGTTGTGTTTAACGTCCGACTGAGATGGAACCGCTGGTTGCAGATTTCCGAACACCGCACGGCGCGGGGCGGGACGGTTATTCTGCAAACAGATGTGACCGACATGATGCGGTCCGAACGGCAACAGCGTGATCAATTGCTGGATCAGCAAGCGCGCATTCTACAGGCCACGCTTGATCACCTGAACCAAGGGGTCTGCATTTTCAACCACGACAAAGAACTGGTCGGTTGGAATAAAACAATGAGCGATTTTGCTGCGATGCCGGCCGATGAAAGCGTACATGGGCTGACGTTTTCGGCGCTATTGGACAACATCCGTAACGAATTGACCTTCCATGATGGCTTTGACGACGCGCGGTTGTCGCGCTGGGCCAATCGTCGGTCGCGGCGCAAGCCGATTGCGTTCGAAGTCACCCGAAATGATGTCCAAATCCTAAGCGTCTTTGCACAGGAAATGCCGGATCGGGGTTTTGTGATTAGTTTCACCGATGTCACGTCGGAACGCCAAGCGGCGCGGGCGCTGTTCGACATGAACGAAACACTGGAAGCGGGCGTAATTGCGCGGACCGAAGAACTAGGTGTGGCGCTGGCCGAAGCGGAACGTGCGAATGCGTCGAAATCGCGCTTTGTTGCGGCTGCATCGCATGACCTTTTGCAACCGTTGTCTGCCGCTAAATTGTTCATGTCGTCTCTGTCGGATCAGTTGGATACGCCGCAAACCCTGAGCGTTCTAGGCAAAGCAGAGACTGCGCTTGCTGGCGTTGAAAACATCATCGCCGCCTTGTTGGATATTTCCAAACTGGACGCGGGCAAAGCCGTGTTCGATGTTCAGCCTGTCAGATTGTCTGCGATTTTTGGCCCGTTGCGCGATGAACTAACACCTGTGGCGGCGGCAAAAGGTCTATCCCTAACGATCATTGAAAGCAGCCTTAGTGTGCAAAGCGATCCGGGGTATCTGCGACGGATCATGCAGAACCTGATTTCCAATGCGATCAAATATACGAGGGCTGGCCGCGTTTTGGTTGGGGTGCGCCGCCATGAAGGTTCAGCGCGCATCGAAGTGTGGGACACCGGACCGGGTATCGCGGACAAAGACCAGCAAGCCGTGTTTCAAGAATTCGAACGATTGGACCGGGCGACACCGAATGACGGGCTTGGCCTTGGGCTTGCGATTGTTGATCGCGCGGCAAAGGGCCTTGGTCATGATTTGAACCTGCGGTCCGAAATCGGGCGCGGCAGTTGTTTTGCGGTGGATACGAAGATCGCGCTGGGCAGCGGTGATACCCTTGTGTCAATTCCGCAGTTTCAGGCGGATTGGGGAGATGCGCTTGACGGGATGATCGTTCTGTTGGTGGAAAACGACGCGCAGTTGGCCACAGCCATGACATTCATGATGGAAAGCCACGGAGCAGAGGTTCTGCCAGCAAGCAACGCGCAAGACGCGAAAGACTTGCTCGAAGAAATCCAATTGGTGCCTGATGTGGTCTTGCTGGATTTTCAGCTTGGCAGCGATGTGACCGGCATTGATTTGTATCGCGATCTACAAGCGGCTTACGGGAATGTGCCTGCGGCTGTTATTTCGGCGGATCACAGTCAGGCGTTGCGTCGCGATTGCGCGGCGCTTTCGCTTAAGCTGCTGGCAAAACCAATCGACAAGGAAAAGCTGCTAAGTTTCCTTGTCGTGCTGCGAGAAGAAGGTGTTGAACAAACGTGA